A genomic segment from Garra rufa chromosome 5, GarRuf1.0, whole genome shotgun sequence encodes:
- the spaca9 gene encoding sperm acrosome-associated protein 9, translating to MTDVREQLLSIEQKYKRFKEQQFIFITALERSREHARDKTEPVSTVTQVQRYMNHHCSNSTDRRIFSLFLEIISDLDSVLKHLESLLSSRNTSNEGLNTCRELLSPNNNISQLRAHYPHNEINRLSCDEARNFYGGIVSVIPLALDLLTTYSRGGAAQRVTPTAIETSQNVETVADLDKDTSNNPGRYKKGAGGWHAGKPAWKPPGNTRR from the exons ATGACTGACGTCAGAGAGCAGCTACTTTCCATTGAGCAGAAGTATAAACGTTTCAAAGAGCAACAGTTTATATTTATAACGGCTCTTGAGCGCTCGAGGGAGCATGCCAGGGACAAAACTGAGCCTGTCTCCACCGTGACACAG GTCCAACGGTACATGAACCACCACTGCAGCAATTCTACAGACAGACGCATCTTCTCGCTCTTCTTGGAAATTATTTCTGATCTTGACAGTGTTTTAAAACATCTGGAGTCTTTGCTGTCCAGCAGAAACACTTCCAATGAGGGCCTGAATACTTGCAGGGAGCTCCTCAGCCCAAACAACAACATCAGTCAGCTAAGAGCACA CTACCCACACAATGAGATCAACCGGCTGAGCTGTGATGAAGCAAGAAATTTCTATGGTGGGATTGTGAGTGTGATTCCACTGGCTCTAGACCTCCTCACCACCTACAGCAGAGGAGGTGCTGCTCAACGTGTCACTCCAACAGCTATAGAAACCTCACAAAACGTGGAGACGGTTGCAGACCTTGATAAAGACACCAGTAACAACCCGGGTAGATATAAAAAAGGCGCAGGTGGCTGGCATGCTGGAAAACCAGCCTGGAAGCCACCGGGAAATACAAGGAGATAA